One genomic segment of Gopherus flavomarginatus isolate rGopFla2 chromosome 11, rGopFla2.mat.asm, whole genome shotgun sequence includes these proteins:
- the LOC127030861 gene encoding olfactory receptor 6F1-like, with protein sequence MSIIALVRTHSRLHTPMYFFLCNLSFLEIWYTTACIPKAIAVMLDTSQTISFTVCLLQLFFLLSMGATECFLLAVMAYDRYLAICQPLHYIFLMNSTFFTQLALLSWLCGFLYVSVLAVLISRLSFCGHNVINHFICDIDSWIVLSCAKTNLIELATFIDSFIVVMVSCTITLVSYIFIISTILRIPSAQGRKKAFSTCSAHLTLVTIWYCSGIFLYVKPSAQKSLNLNKTINIFNTMVTPLLNPFIYTLRNKEVKEALGKIIRGM encoded by the coding sequence ATGTCCATCATAGCCCTAGTGAGGACCCACTCACgcctccacacccccatgtacttcttcctctgCAATCTCTCCTTCCTTGAGATCTGGTACACCACAGCATGTATTCCCAAGGCCATTGCTGTCATGTTGGACACAAGCCAAACTATCTCTTTCACTGTCTGCCTCCTGCAAttgttttttctcctctccaTGGGTGCCACAGAATGTTTTCTCCTGGCTGTCATGGCCTATGACCGCTATCTGGCCATATGCCAGCCATTGCACTACATCTTCCTCATGAACAGCACCTTCTTTACTCAGCTGGCACTCCTCTCTTGGCTGTGTGGGTTCCTGTATGTCTCTGTGCTGGCAGTTCTAATATCCAGGTTGTCTTTCTGTGGCCATAATGTCATCAATCATTTCATTTGCGACATAGATTCATGGATCGTGCTTTCCTGTGCCAAGACGAATCTCATTGAGCTGGCAACTTTCATCGACTCATTCATTGTTGTCATGGTCTCATGCACAATAACCCTGGTCTCCTACATTTTCATTATCTCCACCATCTTGAGAATCCCTTCAGCCCAAGGCCggaaaaaggccttttccacttgCTCGGCCCACCTCACTCTTGTGACTATCTGGTACTGCTCTGGTATTTTTCTGTATGTCAAGCCTTCTGCACAGAAATCGTTGAATTTGAATAAAACTATCAACATCTTTAACACTATGGTAACTCCACTACTGAACCCTTTTATTTACACTCTAAGAAACAAAGAGGTGAAGGAAGCCTTGGGAAAGATAATTAGGGGCATGTAA